One Paenisporosarcina sp. FSL H8-0542 genomic region harbors:
- a CDS encoding aminotransferase class I/II-fold pyridoxal phosphate-dependent enzyme: MSQTNLLMDSFKQTKYQIDGHGTRNIQILKEAFDSFDGQTVSDMYGRGEIIEAFQAKMAAYLGKETAVFFPSGTMAQQIALRIWCDKKGQRKVAYHPLSHLEIHEHDGLKELHHIETVLLADKNRVIELNDVLTMDEEIACLLLELPQREIGGQLPTYETLEKISSHCREKGIMLHLDGARLLEILPYYQKTATEICSLFDSVYISVYKGIGGIAGAILAGDQDFAQESKIWKRRHGGDLISLYPYIISADHYFDQRSEKMGQYYEDAKELAGLFNSCHGVETLPLKPVSNMFHVYFGGAKETMEHLLAEIHIETGIGLTRYLRETSDERCNFELSIGDLYESVPKSELKHAFQLLDKKMREITQ, translated from the coding sequence ATGAGCCAAACTAATCTTCTAATGGATTCTTTTAAACAAACTAAATATCAAATTGATGGACACGGTACAAGAAATATTCAAATATTGAAAGAGGCATTCGACTCTTTCGATGGCCAGACAGTGAGCGATATGTACGGAAGAGGTGAAATAATTGAAGCTTTTCAAGCCAAGATGGCAGCGTATTTAGGTAAAGAAACAGCTGTCTTCTTTCCAAGTGGCACAATGGCCCAGCAAATCGCATTGCGTATCTGGTGCGACAAAAAAGGCCAGAGAAAAGTGGCTTATCATCCATTAAGCCATCTGGAAATTCATGAGCATGATGGCTTGAAGGAATTGCACCACATCGAAACGGTGTTGTTGGCGGACAAGAACAGGGTAATTGAACTGAATGATGTGCTAACTATGGACGAGGAAATAGCTTGTCTATTGCTGGAATTGCCTCAGCGTGAAATAGGAGGTCAATTACCGACGTATGAAACACTCGAAAAAATATCCAGTCATTGTCGTGAGAAAGGAATCATGTTGCATTTAGATGGGGCACGACTTCTTGAAATACTTCCTTATTATCAAAAAACTGCAACTGAGATCTGTAGTTTATTTGATAGCGTATATATCTCCGTTTATAAAGGGATAGGTGGAATTGCGGGGGCTATTCTGGCCGGTGATCAAGACTTTGCGCAAGAATCAAAGATTTGGAAACGACGTCATGGGGGAGATTTAATCAGTCTGTACCCATATATCATCAGTGCCGATCATTATTTTGATCAAAGATCAGAGAAAATGGGGCAATATTATGAGGATGCAAAGGAACTTGCCGGACTTTTCAACTCATGTCATGGAGTGGAAACATTACCATTGAAGCCTGTTTCTAATATGTTCCACGTCTATTTTGGTGGCGCAAAGGAAACCATGGAACATTTGTTGGCAGAAATACACATTGAAACAGGTATTGGTTTAACCAGGTATTTAAGAGAAACATCAGATGAAAGATGTAATTTTGAATTGAGCATTGGTGACTTGTATGAGAGTGTACCAAAAAGTGAATTAAAGCACGCATTTCAACTGCTGGATAAGAAGATGCGAGAGATTACGCAATAA
- a CDS encoding NAD(P)/FAD-dependent oxidoreductase → MYDVIIVGGGPSGLMAAIAAGEIGKKVLLLEKGTKLGKKLAISGGGRCNVTNRLSQEEIVKHIPGNGRFLYSPFSVFNNEDIITFFEGLGVELKEEDHGRMFPVSNRAQDVVDTLVRQLEKLRVEVLFERPVAKLLMNEDKILGVRLKSGQEILSKAVVLAVGGKAVPQTGSTGDGYPWAQRAGHTVTTLYPTEVPLLSDEKFIRSKELQGLALRDVAVSVLNKKGKVLITHQMDMLFTHFGLSGPAILRCSQFVVKERMKNGESPVDMVIDSLPQENAESAFQMLVKLMKEDAKKSVKNVWKGVAPERWLLFLLNRAGIESNEIGANLSNEKVRALASLLKSFTMKVNGTQPIEKAFVTGGGVSVKEIEPKTMASKKKPGLYFCGEILDIHGYTGGYNITSALVTGKIAGMSAAQYAKTIPYVPVEYK, encoded by the coding sequence ATGTATGATGTAATAATTGTCGGAGGCGGTCCCTCTGGATTAATGGCAGCCATTGCTGCTGGTGAAATTGGCAAGAAAGTATTACTTCTTGAAAAAGGAACGAAACTTGGAAAAAAATTAGCGATATCTGGCGGTGGACGTTGCAACGTTACGAACCGATTATCCCAGGAAGAAATTGTGAAGCACATACCCGGTAATGGACGGTTCCTGTATAGTCCTTTCTCGGTTTTCAATAATGAAGACATCATTACTTTCTTTGAAGGTCTTGGTGTTGAGCTGAAAGAAGAAGATCATGGGCGCATGTTCCCTGTTTCCAATAGGGCTCAGGATGTTGTCGATACTTTAGTACGCCAATTGGAAAAGTTGCGTGTAGAAGTACTATTCGAAAGACCCGTTGCGAAACTTTTGATGAACGAAGATAAAATTCTTGGCGTCCGTCTGAAAAGTGGACAAGAAATCTTAAGTAAAGCCGTTGTACTTGCTGTCGGAGGAAAAGCTGTCCCTCAAACAGGGTCGACTGGCGACGGTTACCCATGGGCACAGCGTGCAGGACATACAGTCACCACCTTATACCCAACTGAAGTACCGTTGTTGTCTGATGAAAAATTCATTCGCTCAAAAGAATTGCAAGGACTCGCACTTCGTGATGTAGCGGTCTCTGTCTTGAATAAAAAAGGAAAAGTGTTGATTACCCATCAAATGGACATGTTATTTACACATTTCGGTTTAAGCGGTCCCGCTATTTTACGTTGCAGTCAATTTGTCGTCAAAGAACGCATGAAAAACGGGGAATCCCCTGTTGATATGGTTATCGATTCCTTGCCGCAAGAAAATGCGGAGTCAGCTTTCCAGATGCTGGTCAAGTTGATGAAAGAAGATGCCAAGAAATCAGTGAAAAATGTTTGGAAAGGCGTTGCGCCTGAACGTTGGCTGTTGTTTTTATTAAATCGAGCTGGCATCGAATCGAATGAAATCGGTGCTAACCTGTCCAATGAAAAAGTTCGAGCTTTGGCCAGCTTGTTGAAATCATTTACGATGAAAGTAAATGGCACTCAACCTATCGAAAAAGCGTTCGTTACCGGTGGCGGTGTTTCAGTAAAAGAAATTGAACCGAAGACGATGGCTTCCAAGAAAAAGCCTGGTCTGTATTTCTGCGGTGAAATTTTGGATATTCACGGCTATACTGGCGGGTATAACATTACCTCTGCTCTCGTTACCGGGAAAATTGCTGGCATGAGCGCTGCGCAATACGCAAAAACGATTCCATACGTACCGGTTGAATATAAATAA
- the leuS gene encoding leucine--tRNA ligase produces MNFKHQQIEKKWQTYWDQNKTFKTGEDSSKPKFYALDMFPFPSGAGLHVGHPEGYTATDILSRFKRMQGYNVLHPMGWDAFGLPAEQYALDTGNDPAEFTAKNIATFKRQIQELGFSYDWEREINTTDPSYYKWTQWIFLQLHKKGLAYVDEVAVNWCPALGTVLANEEVIDGKSERGGHPVERRPMKQWMLKITAYADRLIEDLDELDWPESIKDMQRNWVGRSEGAELTFKVDCTEHSFRAFTTRPDTIFGATYAVLAPEHALVKDITVAEQREAVEKYIESVKLKSDLERTDLAKSKTGVFTGAYALNPVNGEKMPIWIADYVLASYGTGAIMAVPAHDERDYEFAKQFELPIVEVVAGGDVSKEPYAGEGEHVNSDFLNGLDKTEAIEKAIAWFEEKGTGEKKVTYRLRDWLFSRQRYWGEPIPVIHWEDGSITAIDESELPLILPKSNDIKPSGTGESPLAKIDEWVNVVDQKTGMKGRRETNTMPNWAGSCWYYLRYIDPNNDQAIADPELIKQWLPVDIYIGGAEHAVLHLLYARFWHKVLYDIGVVPTKEPFQKLYNQGMILGENNEKMSKSKGNVVNPDDIVESHGADTLRLYEMFMGPLDASIAWSENGLDGARRFLDRIWRLFVNEDGTISGKIVESNDGTLEKVYHQTVKKVTEDYEGIRFNTAISQMMVFINDAYKAPQIPVEYVKGFVQLLAPVAPHVAEELWEKLGGSETISYVAWPTFDESKLVENEIEMAIQFNGKVRTKMVVSKDFTKDELEKAVLQDEKVIEILDGKEIKKVIAIPGKLVNIVVG; encoded by the coding sequence ATGAATTTTAAACATCAACAGATTGAAAAAAAATGGCAAACGTATTGGGATCAAAATAAAACATTTAAAACTGGGGAAGATTCTTCAAAACCGAAGTTTTATGCTTTGGATATGTTTCCTTTTCCGTCAGGTGCAGGACTGCATGTAGGTCATCCAGAAGGATATACGGCAACTGATATTTTGAGCCGATTCAAGCGTATGCAAGGTTACAATGTGTTACATCCAATGGGATGGGATGCTTTCGGTTTGCCTGCAGAGCAATATGCTCTTGATACAGGCAATGACCCTGCTGAATTTACGGCAAAAAACATTGCGACATTCAAACGTCAGATTCAGGAACTTGGATTCTCTTATGATTGGGAACGTGAAATCAATACAACGGATCCTTCTTATTACAAGTGGACGCAATGGATATTCCTTCAGCTACATAAAAAAGGATTGGCTTATGTGGATGAAGTGGCAGTGAACTGGTGCCCGGCACTTGGAACTGTGCTTGCAAACGAAGAAGTGATTGATGGGAAATCCGAACGCGGAGGGCATCCTGTTGAAAGACGTCCAATGAAGCAATGGATGCTGAAAATTACAGCATATGCCGATCGTTTAATCGAAGATTTGGATGAACTGGATTGGCCAGAAAGCATTAAAGATATGCAACGTAACTGGGTTGGCCGTTCAGAAGGAGCAGAACTGACATTCAAAGTGGATTGCACTGAGCACTCATTCCGTGCATTTACTACACGTCCGGATACAATCTTTGGCGCAACATATGCAGTACTGGCACCCGAGCATGCTTTGGTAAAAGATATTACCGTAGCCGAACAACGTGAAGCGGTAGAAAAATATATTGAATCTGTGAAGTTGAAAAGCGACCTTGAGCGTACAGATTTAGCAAAATCCAAAACAGGTGTGTTTACAGGTGCTTATGCACTTAATCCAGTAAATGGAGAAAAAATGCCGATTTGGATTGCTGACTATGTACTGGCTTCATATGGTACGGGCGCAATCATGGCTGTTCCTGCACATGACGAACGCGACTATGAATTTGCCAAACAGTTTGAACTTCCAATAGTTGAAGTCGTTGCAGGTGGAGACGTTTCAAAAGAACCGTATGCAGGAGAAGGCGAGCATGTAAACTCTGATTTCTTGAATGGTCTGGACAAAACGGAAGCAATTGAAAAAGCGATTGCTTGGTTTGAAGAAAAAGGAACTGGCGAAAAGAAAGTAACATATCGCCTACGTGATTGGTTATTCAGCCGTCAACGTTACTGGGGAGAGCCGATTCCTGTAATTCACTGGGAAGATGGTTCAATAACAGCTATTGATGAATCAGAACTTCCACTGATTTTACCGAAATCTAATGATATTAAACCAAGTGGAACAGGTGAATCACCACTTGCTAAAATAGACGAATGGGTAAATGTTGTTGATCAGAAAACGGGCATGAAAGGCCGTCGTGAGACGAATACAATGCCAAACTGGGCAGGTAGCTGCTGGTATTACCTGCGCTATATTGATCCAAACAATGATCAAGCCATCGCAGACCCAGAATTGATTAAACAATGGTTGCCTGTCGATATTTATATCGGTGGAGCTGAACATGCGGTTCTTCACTTACTTTACGCTCGTTTCTGGCATAAAGTGTTGTATGATATTGGCGTTGTGCCAACTAAAGAACCATTCCAAAAACTTTACAACCAAGGAATGATTTTGGGCGAAAATAACGAGAAAATGTCCAAATCAAAAGGGAATGTCGTGAATCCTGACGATATCGTGGAAAGCCACGGTGCAGACACTCTTCGTTTATACGAAATGTTCATGGGGCCATTGGACGCGTCCATTGCGTGGTCAGAAAATGGACTTGACGGTGCCCGTCGATTCCTAGATCGCATCTGGCGCTTGTTCGTAAATGAAGATGGTACAATCAGCGGTAAGATTGTTGAGTCAAATGATGGAACACTCGAAAAAGTGTATCATCAGACAGTGAAGAAAGTGACGGAAGACTACGAAGGAATCCGTTTCAACACAGCGATTTCGCAAATGATGGTCTTTATCAATGATGCTTACAAAGCACCACAAATTCCTGTTGAATATGTAAAAGGATTCGTTCAGCTACTTGCTCCTGTAGCACCACACGTGGCAGAAGAGCTTTGGGAAAAACTTGGAGGCAGCGAAACGATTTCTTACGTGGCTTGGCCGACATTCGATGAATCCAAACTAGTGGAAAACGAAATTGAAATGGCTATCCAATTCAATGGTAAGGTTCGCACGAAAATGGTCGTTAGTAAAGATTTCACTAAAGATGAGTTGGAAAAAGCGGTTTTACAAGACGAAAAAGTGATTGAAATTCTTGATGGAAAAGAAATCAAAAAAGTCATTGCCATTCCTGGTAAGCTTGTGAACATAGTGGTCGGCTAA
- a CDS encoding VOC family protein, with protein sequence MKLGAFSVSLSVKDINKSKSFYEDLGFEVFGGDITQNWLIMKNQGCVIGLFQEMFEKNILTFNPGWNQNAENLDTFTDIRELQNQLKAKGIKILTEADTSSVGPASFTIEDPDGNPILVDQHV encoded by the coding sequence ATGAAACTAGGAGCATTTTCTGTAAGTTTAAGTGTAAAAGACATTAATAAATCAAAATCATTTTACGAAGATTTAGGGTTTGAAGTCTTCGGTGGGGACATTACTCAAAATTGGCTTATTATGAAGAACCAAGGTTGCGTAATAGGGCTGTTCCAAGAAATGTTCGAAAAGAACATTCTGACTTTTAATCCAGGATGGAATCAAAATGCCGAGAATCTTGATACGTTTACGGACATTCGAGAACTGCAGAATCAGCTTAAAGCAAAAGGAATTAAAATACTGACTGAAGCAGATACATCAAGCGTTGGACCAGCCAGTTTTACAATTGAAGATCCAGACGGTAATCCTATTCTCGTGGATCAACACGTATAA